CCTACGCCGGCTTCCTTCATGCCGGGCGTGGCGAAGGCCTGGACGACCTCATCGCCGCCGGGTTCGGGCACGGGCGAATTCTGCGCGAACTTCTTCACCCAGAGCCACCCCGCGTCGGGCGTGTCGGGATCCAGGACGGGATCCTTGCCATAGCGCTCCCGGTAGGCGGCAGCCAACTCCTCGGCGTGGGCCGCGATGGTGGTCAGGATGCCCATGGTGGAAGCATCGGTCAACGGATCCTCAATGAAGACCTTGCCCTTCCACTCGGGCTCAGTCAACTGCCACCAGTTGGTGATGGGGCAGCCGTTGGGGTTGAGTTCGGTGTTGTAGCCCAGGACGCGCACGCCGTAGCGGGCCACGACCAGAGGGTTGCGGGCTTCGGGCGGGATCACGTCCAGCAGGTCATCGGGAACGAACGGGACGAGATAGCCCTTCGGGAGGAGGTCGCCGAAGATGTCGGGGCCGCCACCCGAGAACCAAACGTCGCCGACGTAGGCGCCGGCCTTCTGCTCCTCGCGAACTTTGATGACCGCGTCGTCGCCGCCCAGGTCGTACCCTTCCACGGTGATTTCGGGGTACTTCTCCATGAACATGGCCGCGGCCTTCTCAATGCG
This is a stretch of genomic DNA from Chloroflexota bacterium. It encodes these proteins:
- a CDS encoding ABC transporter substrate-binding protein, whose protein sequence is RIEKAAAMFMEKYPEITVEGYDLGGDDAVIKVREEQKAGAYVGDVWFSGGGPDIFGDLLPKGYLVPFVPDDLLDVIPPEARNPLVVARYGVRVLGYNTELNPNGCPITNWWQLTEPEWKGKVFIEDPLTDASTMGILTTIAAHAEELAAAYRERYGKDPVLDPDTPDAGWLWVKKFAQNSPVPEPGGDEVVQAFATPGMKEAGVGFTSYSKYRNTLKGALVFDACRGVKPVMGVQTQAYLAVINRASHPNAAKLFIRFVLNEGFEPWNVIGDYSARTDVPAPKGAIPRNELSVWTQDDAYVYANIAKMRDFWAVNLLQ